One Methanosphaera cuniculi DNA segment encodes these proteins:
- the lonB gene encoding ATP-dependent protease LonB, whose protein sequence is MLIDQIIGQEDAVETIKKAAKQRRNVLLIGEPGIGKSMIAKAMAELLPPEDLQDILIYPNVENPNNPLVGVMPAGQGKKIVQNSKEQFKKQESRKNTLTIAIIALIMVIGFITNQFLTAIIAVGIVFFALYQIKPKNQQLAPKLLVNSENKKVAPFIDATGAHAGALLGDVRHDPYQSGGLGTPAHERVESGMIHRANKGVLYIDEIGTMDMKTQQELLTAMQEHKLQITGQSDTSSGAMVRTDAVPCDFVLVASGNLEVLDGMHIALRSRIRGYGYEIFMKDSMEDTPENRKKLSQFVAQEVKNDGRIPHFSKEAVAEIIKEAQRRAGKKDTLTLKLRDLGGLVRAAGDIAIEEGANEVTPDHVFEAKKQARSLEQQIADRYIKQRKEYSVYSNEGSKIGCINGLAVIGNSSGIVLPIAAEAAPSQSKEEGKIIAAGKLGDIAKEAVQNVGAIIKKSIGTDISNYDIHIQFVQSYDGVEGDSASVSMATAIISAIEDIPIDQTMALTGSLSVRGTVLPIGGATYKIEAAAESGIKKVLIPASNVNDVLIDKKYVDQIEIVPVHTLTDVLEHALVGPKKEAFIKSLKEKEEQRQ, encoded by the coding sequence ATGCTAATTGATCAAATTATTGGACAAGAAGATGCAGTAGAAACAATTAAAAAAGCAGCAAAACAAAGAAGAAACGTACTACTCATAGGAGAACCAGGAATAGGAAAATCAATGATAGCCAAAGCAATGGCAGAACTACTCCCACCTGAAGATCTCCAAGACATACTAATATATCCAAATGTTGAAAATCCAAACAATCCACTAGTTGGAGTAATGCCAGCAGGACAAGGAAAAAAAATCGTACAAAACTCAAAAGAACAATTTAAAAAACAAGAATCTAGAAAAAACACACTAACAATAGCAATAATAGCACTAATAATGGTAATAGGATTTATCACAAACCAATTTTTAACAGCAATAATAGCAGTAGGAATAGTATTCTTCGCATTATACCAAATAAAACCAAAAAATCAACAACTTGCACCAAAACTCCTAGTTAACAGTGAAAATAAAAAAGTAGCACCATTTATTGATGCAACAGGAGCACATGCAGGAGCATTACTTGGTGATGTAAGACACGACCCATACCAATCAGGAGGACTTGGAACACCAGCACATGAACGTGTTGAAAGTGGAATGATACACAGAGCAAACAAAGGAGTACTCTACATAGACGAAATCGGAACTATGGATATGAAAACACAACAAGAACTCCTAACAGCAATGCAAGAACATAAACTCCAAATCACAGGACAAAGTGATACAAGTAGTGGAGCAATGGTAAGAACAGATGCTGTACCATGTGATTTTGTATTAGTAGCATCAGGAAACCTTGAAGTACTTGATGGTATGCACATTGCACTAAGATCAAGAATCAGAGGATATGGATATGAAATCTTCATGAAAGATTCAATGGAAGATACACCAGAAAATCGTAAAAAACTATCACAATTCGTAGCACAAGAAGTAAAAAACGATGGAAGAATACCACACTTCTCAAAAGAAGCAGTTGCTGAAATAATTAAAGAAGCACAAAGACGTGCAGGTAAAAAAGACACACTTACACTAAAACTACGTGACCTTGGTGGACTTGTACGTGCAGCAGGAGATATAGCAATAGAAGAAGGTGCAAATGAAGTAACTCCAGATCATGTATTTGAAGCTAAAAAACAGGCAAGATCACTAGAACAACAAATAGCAGACAGATACATAAAACAAAGAAAAGAATACAGTGTATATTCAAATGAAGGATCAAAAATAGGATGTATCAATGGACTTGCTGTAATTGGAAATTCAAGTGGAATTGTACTACCAATAGCTGCAGAAGCTGCACCATCCCAGAGTAAAGAAGAAGGTAAAATAATAGCAGCAGGAAAACTTGGAGACATAGCAAAAGAAGCAGTACAAAACGTAGGTGCTATCATCAAAAAAAGTATTGGAACAGACATATCAAACTACGATATACACATACAATTTGTACAATCATATGACGGAGTAGAAGGAGATTCAGCAAGTGTATCAATGGCAACAGCAATAATATCAGCAATAGAAGATATACCAATTGATCAAACAATGGCACTAACAGGATCACTAAGTGTACGTGGAACAGTACTACCAATAGGTGGAGCAACCTATAAAATAGAAGCAGCAGCAGAATCAGGAATTAAAAAAGTATTAATACCTGCATCAAATGTAAATGATGTATTAATTGATAAAAAATACGTAGATCAAATCGAAATTGTACCTGTACATACACTAACAGATGTACTTGAACATGCACTAGTTGGACCTAAAAAAGAAGCATTCATCAAATCCCTAAAAGAAAAAGAAGAACAAAGACAATAG